The DNA window TTAAAAAGGCACATCCCATAATTCACAGTCCGGAAGCCTCATCTCCAATCTGGGCCTAATCTGGGTGAACCGGGCAGAAAGGGCAATCAGGTCGAATCAGAGCGAAGGCAGCTTTGCACATAGTCGTCTTATCATGCACAACTCATGAAAACACATGCAACagccccgcacacacacacacacacacacacacacacacacacacacacacacacacacacacacacacacacacacacacacacgcactggcTGACTTCCCTGTAGAGGGATTGGGGCAGATGTACTCGGCTACACGCGCCTTTAAACTACACGCAGATGCATCCAAATGGACTGATTTCTATTCCGTCTCCTCTGGCTCTGCGTGTCCTCCTGTCCAGAGTAATCCCGCTGCAGTTTGCCCAGCCACCCCCCGCTTTCCGCGCCATTGtacaatcacccccccccccatcccggaGTACAGGCGCATCAGCTGCGACGGGCCGCCCGTCAGATCCAGAACACATCACATCCGACTATTCCAAGGCAAAGTTTTGGCTGCAGCAGATTCCGTTTCCCgtctgttgctgtggaaacaATCTTCATTTAGCACAACTGCAGAATAATCTGAATGGATCGAACTTCCCTCACAACTCGGGCGACAGAGCAAACTTgaggatctcacacacacacacacacacacacacacacacacacacacacacaagaacctCTAATGGCACCGAATTCCTAAAGCAAATgaggaaaggcagaaaacatAATTACGTCTGGAGTCCTTCACAGTTTTCAGAGCGGACTGCAGTCTCTCCAGCATGGCTCTGGGGCTcacaagagcaggaaaacaccaaggaatgaaaaaagaaatccctGTTTCCGAGTCAGGAAGCTACAAACGCCGGACCGTCATCCCTGCAGTCTGTGAGCTAAATGTACTGAGGTGCATTTAGGAAgcaacagaaagagagagacagagggagggagagagagagggggggagagaggagagagaggatagagagggagagagcgatagagggagggagagagagagagagagagagagagagagagagagagggagggagagagagagagagggaaagagagagagagggagagagagagagggatgttTAATCTTGGAGAAAACCACTGGATGTTTTTACTGCAGTGAaggagtgagagaaagaggggggaggggaagaaggtgtgaggggaagagagaaggaagatAAGAATGGAAAGATAACAGGGAAGATGCACTTTCAGAAATTAAACTGTTCGCTAGACCCATAAAAGCTTCTGCAGCAGTAAACGGTCATCCTCGAGTTATTTCAGGGGACTCTActcacaaccaaacacacacacacacacacacacacacacacacacacacacacacacacacacacacacacacacaaacactctttaAGTTGTGAGGGCAACCAGCATGTCCTCATTTCCCCACGGTGTCCCCACATTGATAGTAGGATGAGTAACTAGAACCTGTTCTCCTGTAAACCTTTAAGATTTACCCATATCAAAGTTTATCAAAGTTATTTTGTCCCTCTTATCAAGCAAATAACCAGcgggggatttttttaaaaatctaaatagTTTTACTGGAAACAGCCGTctttcatttcaatatttttaacTGATTCACGCGTCAAAAATAAACAGTTGAATTTGAGGTCACTCCTGGTGGAAAATGGGtgaattttaaatgaaagattCTGAATAGTGAAGGTTCTGGGTGAATCGGTTCCTGTTTGGTTCtcgatgtttcatcttctaggATGAGGCAGAACATTTATAAAAGGTTCTACTAGGAACCACAACGAGTTGGGGAAGCCTTAATGGTTCTGGTCCTCTATTTATAAGTGTGTGTCGTCGGTGAcgaatgaggatgaggatgtgtgtgtgtgtgtgtgtgtgtgtgtgtgtattgggggGGAGCTGGAGGTCTGGTGATGCAGGGGGGGTCTCTGCTGCAGCGACAGGTGCACTTACAGCTTTAATCTCACCAAGACAACACAGACGTGTGTTCACTCAGGCCATAAAGCAAATTAAACTGCATCAGCAGACCAGAGGACAGCCAAcaaaacaagggggggggggggggggggggggtgatggatgctgcagccacagatcGGTTCTAGCACACTCTTGGTTGGGGGTAGTTCACGGCCCCCCGGCCGGAATCCAAACCCAGGATCCTGCCGCAGTGATGTCACAGTGGTGAGCACCTTAGCATCAGCGTCCACGTTAGCGTCAAAGTTAGCATCACTGTAGCGCTGGGAGCTTAAACACTGGTCAACGTGCTGCAACAAACCGCCCAAGTTCAGCTAAAACGCCCGATGTCGAAACATCTAATCGGCAGCTCTCGCCGGCttgatgtcacacacaccagaaccGGTATCAGCCCAgattctgctgcctcagctggCGGGATCTCCGTCCTCTGACATCATCGGCCGTGGCTTCAACGTGTCAAAGAAGAACAAGCGCGCGGGAGCTGGATGGTGCGCCATGACTCATCGGGTGGCGCGTAGCCACGGCGACCACTTTGTCTGTAATTGCCTGAATGCACGTCTGTCCCCAAGGACACCCAAGTGGGTTTACTGGGCCAGAAAAGGTTGCCGTGCAAATGCGGGTGTACTTAATTACTTAAACCAGGGTCGACCAagtccagtccttgagggctggactcccccccccccagactgttTTGGGGCTCTCACCTTTGCCGTTCTTTACATCCTGAGAGGCGATGACGAACCCGAATCCCTCCCCTGCTTTTCTCCTCAGCTCCACGTCGAACCCTCGTAGCGGCCTCGGCCGCAGGCCCCCCTGCCTCTCCAGGGATGAGTTAGGGAACGTGACGGCCCCCGCCTCGTCCTCCAGACCCGTGTTGATCCAGTCTTTGGGCTCCATGGTCAGGGTGACTGGAACGGACTCCAAGAAACTGGTGCTCTGGACGAGAGAGGAGCgcgccggggccggggccggggagGGGGGCGCGCTCGTGGAGGTGTGGGGCACAGGTAGGGTCTccgggagcagagaggaggagtcgGAGCCGACAggcggaggaggcggctgcagctgaggtggaggaagccTCCGGACAGAACCGGGCGACACGGATGAGTGATAGGTCCCTGATCGGGAGAGAAAAGGACAGCTGGATATAGCGACCGTTTCTCCATGGGACGGGCGTCACAGTCTTTTACCTCCTCTGTAAACCAACAAGATGACTTCCCCCTGTTTGGTGTGTTCCTGCAGAACTGTCTGCACCTGTCGAAGGTGACAAATCCACTCACTGTCAGACTTTATTCACCATACATGTACcaatattttcattatttgttaCCTGTGCAAAGCTAAGGCTCTGGGTATCAGCACCATTGATTTTGATGATGGCGTCCCCTGGCTGCAGGGAGTTGCACTGCTTCCTGTCCCAGACTCTTTTCACGATGGTCATCCTGGCTCCCGGACCGCCTGCAGTCAAGCTGAAGCCGAGTCCTTGGTCCCCTTCGCTGTGAGCCAAGACCACCGGCACCAACTCCCCTCCGCACACGCCGCCACTCGTCGCCCCTGGAGACGACGCGCTGTTGGGGCTCGCGGTCGGGCTGGTGCTGTTGGGGTGGAATCCGTTGAGGTGGCGATGGTGCGGACCGTCGGGGGTAGAGGGAGTTCTGAGGCGGGAGGTCTGCGGTATGAAGAGGTGGGAATGAGTGCCGCGGGGGCCCCCGGGGGAGGACGTCGGCCTCCCCGGTGAGTGCGGCAGGGGCAGGCGGGGCCCTGACAACGTGCAGGTGGAGAGGTCGCTCTCGGATGACTTGGATGTGCCGTAGCggaaaggatgggggggtgcgGAGAGGGAGTTATTGTTGTGATTGCGGATCATTGAAGCCCTGGTGGGATAAAAAGATCAAACCCAGTGACGTCAGTCCCCACCGGCCTCTACTCCGTCAccatttaaaccttttttttaacgctGTGTCACCTGTGCGAGCCGATGGCGGACACGACTTCACTGTCGCTCTGGCTGGCGAGCGTCGGGTCGAGCGACTGCAGCCGGGCCAAGCCTCTCGGGGAGCGCGGGTGATGCgctggaggaggggaaaaggcgGCGTTCATGCTCAGCCGCCTGTACGAGGGCGGTTGCCTGGTGACCAAAGACGTCAAATTCCTGTCGGAGTCCAACGTCGGGCCTGGTTCCATGTAGCCGCCGTCGCTGTGGACCTCGTTGAAGTCAAAGTGCAGGGAGTGATGGGTGGGTGTTGGGAGGCGGGGCTGaggctgggtggtggtggtggtggtggtggtgggcaGCAGGACGGGGTCCCTGCTGTCCAGCAGTCCCGGCATCTGCTGCTTGGGACACCCGTCGTAGTTGTAGAGCATCGGGTACCCCCTCCTGACCTCCACATCCACGCCGTGGCCCACGGGCACCGACTTCAgcatctccaccacctccctgtGGGACGCCCCCAGCACGCAGGCGTCGTTCACGTACACCAGGATGTCCGCTGGTCAAGGACAGGAAGCGCGGGGACAGAGCAAAGACACCATcatggcagcagctcctccacctctgtgctCACATCTGTTTCATGTGTTACTGCTGATAAGCACCATTTGCAAATGAGGCGCTGCGTGATTTTTGTGGGTCTGACTAATCCAAGACAATAATCCCTCTAATCCAGTCTAACTGATACGGACCGTATCCGTCCATATCGGACGGAAACGTGCGTTTTCCCCTGGCTCATACCTGTCTTCAGGTTCGAGGGGCCGTCCGAAGTCACGCTGTAAACCTGAAGGAACTCGTCCGGCTTGCTGCCCCCGACAATGTTGAACCCAAACCCTCTGGAGCCCTTTGTCAAATGGGCGTGCACGGGGAACCCTCTGAGCTCCCCGGGCTGATCTGTGAACCCTGTAGGCCACCACAACACGCAGACAAACGGAACATTTTAACAATGTCAGCGGCTAGGCTCGAGGGAGAGTGGGTAAGTGTTGTCCATCATTCATTCAACCCGAACTTTATCTGCGTGTTTAATGAGCGACGGACACAAACAAGCCCTCCACGTGCAAACGATCCACCAATAGCCGGGGCCGTATCGCCGCCTGCTGGTGACCGAGGTGTACTGCACACTTCTGAGACTAGTAGCAATCACAACAGCGGGACAGATGGTGTTCTTACGGTAGTTTATGTCCTTGTTCTTTTAGCAGTAGGTCATGTGATCAAACCATGAATTTAAGTTGCCTGTCACGTGCCATCCACGTGTCGACCCCGCCACCCTCGGCAGTGAGACTGGCTGTTTGCCAGCAGCTTTAGGCCTTAATCACTTACATGTTTCTGCTCATCTCAAAGCTCATTCCATCTCATTTGACTCTAACGAGCCGTCTGTGTCAGAcgcttccttttccttttttttttttttaaactggcaGCTTAATTTAGGACATTCTATGGCAAAAAGTGTGATCAGCATTTGAATGGGAAGGAAACAAAAAGCTCACATTCATTTTTGTAGACTGTTTCCCTGCTTGAGGCTCGAGGGCTCTGCCAGCTGGTCCTCTTCGGGTTGTGGCTTGTGGGTacaagaaaaggggggggggggaatcaaaagAACGTGCCTCCTCTCCAGAAACATGATTATGCTGGATATAATAAAACCCGAATTCATCGCAAATTGCCATGGAGATCTGCACGTTCCGCGACAATGACGCCATTTCGGGAACCATTATTAGGAACAAACGCCGCGTGTGAAGCGAGAAGctgaaattcaaattcaaaaatGCTGCTACTCCGAACCGGGAGAGGAGGCAGATACTCACTCTATGTAGTGCAGCTCTCCGGGGTCGCTGAAGGCGGGCTCCCAGTGGTCGGGCATCACGCTTCTCACCCTGGCCCCGCCCTCACCGCCGGTCACCGTGGTCTCCACGGCTCGCTCATCTCCGCCGCCCGATGCCCGGGGCCGCCTGTGGTTCCGGTGGATCCGGGGGAGCCTGCGGCTGACACCCGCGGAGCCGCCTGTGATTTACAGCGTCAGCAGAGTGTTACAGCGGCAGTTCGGAACCCAGAGGTGACAAATCAACAGATGCGAGAGGTGATGAAGCTTCTCCTGCATGTTAAAGCTGACAATTCCACCGGGGGCCGTCAGAAAGACCTGAAGTCAGCACCCCGGTCAGATCCGTCCTCTCTCTGATGGACAGCGCGCGTGTGAGCGCATGCATGCCAAGCTAccaggagggggaaaaacattatttattgGCTGGCTGTCCTTGTCGCTGTCCTCTGGCTGAGACACTCAGGGTCCTGCTGCCCACGACGAGTCCTGGCGAACCCGCCGACCCACGCAGCGCCTCTTCAGGGGATGACTCAGCAGAACTGGAGGTGTTGGAGAGCTCTCCAATGCCATCACGCTGCTGGTCTGCACCTCCTGGCCAGGCCGGGGTGTTACCTGCGGATCTACCTGACAGTTTGGAGCAGGTCTCAACAAGGTGGATGTCTGCAGCCGTCCCGGTTCTCTAACTGCCTCATTTTCCACAGACCGGgcctgcttctcttcttctcgaTCATTAGGCACAAGAAcagtgttaaaaagaaaagagaaggggTATTTTGATATTCTCCGCGCAGGCCGACTCTCCATCTCTTATTATCTATAATAAAGCCAAAGTCTAACTGGGGCTGTAAGTTTTCAGCGGCTCCTCTTTAATCCTCTTAGATGGTTTCACTGAAGTTAATGTCCCAGccggcaaagaaaaaaaagaagtctatCTCACGGCAAAGATTATAAAAAGTTGAACATAAAAAGATAAATGCATCTAAATTTGGAGCTCACAGGACGAAACCAGCTTCTCCTGACTCGCAGAGGAATGAAATAAAGGTAAATTCTGCTGATTAATGGGCCTTTCAGGTGCTTTAACCcgggtctgctgctgctctttgagtCGTCAGTCACGTCTTTACGACAGCAGAAAAATCTGGGTTGACTTTTACAGCTTGGAACGAGCTCAAACACTTGGCGCTTCCTTCGCCGCGCGACCTTCCCGGTTTGTTTTTCCCCAGGCCTCCCAGTGGGCAGGCCTGCCTATTCCCTTACATCCTCGCATGCTCGACCGGAGACAGACTGACCTTCCTGTGGAGGTGGTCCGATAATCAATGTGGCCACATCCCCACCGAGAGTTTAAAGCATACTAATCATGCTGATGATTGATTAATGTGGGTATCAGGGGCTGCTGCTAAAGATAGAAACCCAATTCAGTATTtacctacgtgtgtgtgtgtgtgtgtgtgtgataactGAATCAAAAGCTGAGTAACTGAGTTTTGTCCTTAGATTGATACTCGCCCGAGTCTTCCTCGCTGTTGTCGCCGTCCTCCGCAGCCTTCTCCAGATTGCTGAGCGATTTGCTGCGTGTGCGGAAGTTCCTGAGCAGGTTGCGGTGTTCCTGGTAGGTGATGGGGGGGCTGTCGGCGCTCACGTGCACCGGCCGGGGTGTGCCGTAGTAATTCCCTGCAAATACGACGCGGTTTGAGCCGGGGCTGCAGCAGAACGCCgctgttttgctttgatttatttgatCAAAGCAAACGTGTGGAATGAGGCGGGGACGCTAATGCTGTCGGCATGAACGTTAAAGGAGAGCGCGCCCGTATGTTCGTCGCAATCATGCACAGCGCAGCCCGGCAGCCGCGTCGTATGTGGATTACGGGGCCCCTGAGATCACCTTCTGCATAAGGTCTCAGTCATATCTCAGCcgctgaagaagaaaatgaattaCGTCCCACCTGAGATCTAAAACGGGTCGAGGGGAGACGTTGGAACTCCACAAGGCCGCCAACATCACCGTGGGGTGTGCCACGGCGGTGTCACGTGCATAGCAAGCAGGGACGCCATTCATGGCTCCCATTAAACCCTTATGGACGTTAGTGTTTTCATCAGGAGCAActtgctgaccccccccccccccacacacacacacacacacactggaggagGGGGCATCTGCAGGGCAAACTGAGGAACAGCTAATGGGATTAGCATGCAAGGGGAGACTCTGGACGCACCGCCCTGTTACGACGCGCAACCAGGAATcaggaaacagaagcagaaataTTGCATGAATAgcgaagctaagctaacagttTGCTGCTCTCTCACTTGAACTACGCCACTGAAAAACCCAACAACTTAAATTCCACCCTCACCTTTGAATT is part of the Takifugu flavidus isolate HTHZ2018 chromosome 8, ASM371156v2, whole genome shotgun sequence genome and encodes:
- the LOC130529905 gene encoding membrane-associated guanylate kinase, WW and PDZ domain-containing protein 2 isoform X5, which gives rise to MYIDAFKRILFERLNCLKRMCVCQRHGSSFAMSKTALKKQHWRSHVQDSFIPLLGSSGELGIAVGGGADYGEFPFVTSALGGGLTVGDIVLEIGGTPVLGMTLGDVRGVLNSCPHPIRIKTVSPGFTLCKDLRLYLSKCFTPGSVDSQLQQVIRENLYLRALPCTTRQPRDGEIAGVDYNFVSIEEFFSLEESGALLESGKFKGNYYGTPRPVHVSADSPPITYQEHRNLLRNFRTRSKSLSNLEKAAEDGDNSEEDSGGSAGVSRRLPRIHRNHRRPRASGGGDERAVETTVTGGEGGARVRSVMPDHWEPAFSDPGELHYIDHNPKRTSWQSPRASSRETVYKNEWFTDQPGELRGFPVHAHLTKGSRGFGFNIVGGSKPDEFLQVYSVTSDGPSNLKTADILVYVNDACVLGASHREVVEMLKSVPVGHGVDVEVRRGYPMLYNYDGCPKQQMPGLLDSRDPVLLPTTTTTTTTQPQPRLPTPTHHSLHFDFNEVHSDGGYMEPGPTLDSDRNLTSLVTRQPPSYRRLSMNAAFSPPPAHHPRSPRGLARLQSLDPTLASQSDSEVVSAIGSHRASMIRNHNNNSLSAPPHPFRYGTSKSSESDLSTCTLSGPRLPLPHSPGRPTSSPGGPRGTHSHLFIPQTSRLRTPSTPDGPHHRHLNGFHPNSTSPTASPNSASSPGATSGGVCGGELVPVVLAHSEGDQGLGFSLTAGGPGARMTIVKRVWDRKQCNSLQPGDAIIKINGADTQSLSFAQVQTVLQEHTKQGEVILLVYRGGTYHSSVSPGSVRRLPPPQLQPPPPPVGSDSSSLLPETLPVPHTSTSAPPSPAPAPARSSLVQSTSFLESVPVTLTMEPKDWINTGLEDEAGAVTFPNSSLERQGGLRPRPLRGFDVELRRKAGEGFGFVIASQDVKNGKAASLLPHRFVTVRRGSPAAKSGQIRAGDRLEAVEGRSVVTLPHRELAQILRRAGNTLRLTIIPRPSTYSSSLSEPEYDAAYRSRKGQRLRPKRDSRYYSVDLERGPSGFGFSLRGGSEYNMGLYVLGLMGGGPASRSHKMEVSDQLVEINGNSTAGMTHSQAVEQIRRGGHHIHLVLKRGNGYVPDYVELSSLSLCMTNSKLGEPCFYVVGRTENTRP
- the LOC130529905 gene encoding membrane-associated guanylate kinase, WW and PDZ domain-containing protein 1 isoform X2, with amino-acid sequence MSKTALKKQHWRSHVQDSFIPLLGSSGELGIAVGGGADYGEFPFVTSALGGGLTVGDIVLEIGGTPVLGMTLGDVRGVLNSCPHPIRIKTVSPGFTLCKDLRLYLSKCFTPGSVDSQLQQVIRENLYLRALPCTTRQPRDGEIAGVDYNFVSIEEFFSLEESGALLESGKFKGNYYGTPRPVHVSADSPPITYQEHRNLLRNFRTRSKSLSNLEKAAEDGDNSEEDSGGSAGVSRRLPRIHRNHRRPRASGGGDERAVETTVTGGEGGARVRSVMPDHWEPAFSDPGELHYIDHNPKRTSWQSPRASSRETVYKNEWFTDQPGELRGFPVHAHLTKGSRGFGFNIVGGSKPDEFLQVYSVTSDGPSNLKTADILVYVNDACVLGASHREVVEMLKSVPVGHGVDVEVRRGYPMLYNYDGCPKQQMPGLLDSRDPVLLPTTTTTTTTQPQPRLPTPTHHSLHFDFNEVHSDGGYMEPGPTLDSDRNLTSLVTRQPPSYRRLSMNAAFSPPPAHHPRSPRGLARLQSLDPTLASQSDSEVVSAIGSHRASMIRNHNNNSLSAPPHPFRYGTSKSSESDLSTCTLSGPRLPLPHSPGRPTSSPGGPRGTHSHLFIPQTSRLRTPSTPDGPHHRHLNGFHPNSTSPTASPNSASSPGATSGGVCGGELVPVVLAHSEGDQGLGFSLTAGGPGARMTIVKRVWDRKQCNSLQPGDAIIKINGADTQSLSFAQVQTVLQEHTKQGEVILLVYRGGTYHSSVSPGSVRRLPPPQLQPPPPPVGSDSSSLLPETLPVPHTSTSAPPSPAPAPARSSLVQSTSFLESVPVTLTMEPKDWINTGLEDEAGAVTFPNSSLERQGGLRPRPLRGFDVELRRKAGEGFGFVIASQDVKNGKAASLLPHRFVTVRRGSPAAKSGQIRAGDRLEAVEGRSVVTLPHRELAQILRRAGNTLRLTIIPRPSTYSSSLSEPEYDAAYRSRKGQRLRPKRDSRYYSVDLERGPSGFGFSLRGGSEYNMGLYVLGLMGGGPASRSHKMEVSDQLVEINGNSTAGMTHSQAVEQIRRGGHHIHLVLKRGNGYVPDYGRERRITSPSRPPHPKEQGLAAVGSARQKRSSAKQKKRSRSANGHVREKRTGRRHGVSEGGSPSDLQSPNSEVGEEGSPDAKDKRRSRRRRGRKQRTQSLPRDALRNNDESEAERETARGRKKERKSKRRPRKSRSAGSVRRRESEEDEEEGEDGVEREVGGREEREERQWSEDDVFLPVPSPGQKLPTPKQDWEAEERDWEAGERDWEAGERDWEAGERDWEVAAGYREVRREELQVASWEDHGAENGEAHVAEDGVKRPLPAAATIDPEWQEAPPPVLTATSMEQLQEGESDSGGSQSDASMSAASISGLSLAASDTSGARMRPGPWLRPSQQKVAEVMEGGRLTRAERPAPLS
- the LOC130529905 gene encoding membrane-associated guanylate kinase, WW and PDZ domain-containing protein 1 isoform X3; this translates as MLLFPCRQQHRGHAVPIRKGLQNHRAYSRPVQTCCCVTLILFAVFVGTLRWIQQDLKGIFTWLIVAPLRSPCTTRQPRDGEIAGVDYNFVSIEEFFSLEESGALLESGKFKGNYYGTPRPVHVSADSPPITYQEHRNLLRNFRTRSKSLSNLEKAAEDGDNSEEDSGGSAGVSRRLPRIHRNHRRPRASGGGDERAVETTVTGGEGGARVRSVMPDHWEPAFSDPGELHYIDHNPKRTSWQSPRASSRETVYKNEWFTDQPGELRGFPVHAHLTKGSRGFGFNIVGGSKPDEFLQVYSVTSDGPSNLKTADILVYVNDACVLGASHREVVEMLKSVPVGHGVDVEVRRGYPMLYNYDGCPKQQMPGLLDSRDPVLLPTTTTTTTTQPQPRLPTPTHHSLHFDFNEVHSDGGYMEPGPTLDSDRNLTSLVTRQPPSYRRLSMNAAFSPPPAHHPRSPRGLARLQSLDPTLASQSDSEVVSAIGSHRASMIRNHNNNSLSAPPHPFRYGTSKSSESDLSTCTLSGPRLPLPHSPGRPTSSPGGPRGTHSHLFIPQTSRLRTPSTPDGPHHRHLNGFHPNSTSPTASPNSASSPGATSGGVCGGELVPVVLAHSEGDQGLGFSLTAGGPGARMTIVKRVWDRKQCNSLQPGDAIIKINGADTQSLSFAQVQTVLQEHTKQGEVILLVYRGGTYHSSVSPGSVRRLPPPQLQPPPPPVGSDSSSLLPETLPVPHTSTSAPPSPAPAPARSSLVQSTSFLESVPVTLTMEPKDWINTGLEDEAGAVTFPNSSLERQGGLRPRPLRGFDVELRRKAGEGFGFVIASQDVKNGKAASLLPHRFVTVRRGSPAAKSGQIRAGDRLEAVEGRSVVTLPHRELAQILRRAGNTLRLTIIPRPSTYSSSLSEPEYDAAYRSRKGQRLRPKRDSRYYSVDLERGPSGFGFSLRGGSEYNMGLYVLGLMGGGPASRSHKMEVSDQLVEINGNSTAGMTHSQAVEQIRRGGHHIHLVLKRGNGYVPDYGRERRITSPSRPPHPKEQGLAAVGSARQKRSSAKQKKRSRSANGHVREKRTGRRHGVSEGGSPSDLQSPNSEVGEEGSPDAKDKRRSRRRRGRKQRTQSLPRDALRNNDESEAERETARGRKKERKSKRRPRKSRSAGSVRRRESEEDEEEGEDGVEREVGGREEREERQWSEDDVFLPVPSPGQKLPTPKQDWEAEERDWEAGERDWEAGERDWEAGERDWEVAAGYREVRREELQVASWEDHGAENGEAHVAEDGVKRPLPAAATIDPEWQEAPPPVLTATSMEQLQEGESDSGGSQSDASMSAASISGLSLAASDTSGARMRPGPWLRPSQQKVAEVMEGGRLTRAERPAPLS
- the LOC130529905 gene encoding membrane-associated guanylate kinase, WW and PDZ domain-containing protein 2 isoform X4, with the protein product MYIDAFKRILFERLNCLKRMCVCQRHGSSFAMSKTALKKQHWRSHVQDSFIPLLGSSGELGIAVGGGADYGEFPFVTSALGGGLTVGDIVLEIGGTPVLGMTLGDVRGVLNSCPHPIRIKTVSPGFTLCKDLRLYLSKCFTPGSVDSQLQQVIRENLYLRALPCTTRQPRDGEIAGVDYNFVSIEEFFSLEESGALLESGKFKGNYYGTPRPVHVSADSPPITYQEHRNLLRNFRTRSKSLSNLEKAAEDGDNSEEDSGGSAGVSRRLPRIHRNHRRPRASGGGDERAVETTVTGGEGGARVRSVMPDHWEPAFSDPGELHYIDHNPKRTSWQSPRASSRETVYKNEWFTDQPGELRGFPVHAHLTKGSRGFGFNIVGGSKPDEFLQVYSVTSDGPSNLKTADILVYVNDACVLGASHREVVEMLKSVPVGHGVDVEVRRGYPMLYNYDGCPKQQMPGLLDSRDPVLLPTTTTTTTTQPQPRLPTPTHHSLHFDFNEVHSDGGYMEPGPTLDSDRNLTSLVTRQPPSYRRLSMNAAFSPPPAHHPRSPRGLARLQSLDPTLASQSDSEVVSAIGSHRASMIRNHNNNSLSAPPHPFRYGTSKSSESDLSTCTLSGPRLPLPHSPGRPTSSPGGPRGTHSHLFIPQTSRLRTPSTPDGPHHRHLNGFHPNSTSPTASPNSASSPGATSGGVCGGELVPVVLAHSEGDQGLGFSLTAGGPGARMTIVKRVWDRKQCNSLQPGDAIIKINGADTQSLSFAQVQTVLQEHTKQGEVILLVYRGGTYHSSVSPGSVRRLPPPQLQPPPPPVGSDSSSLLPETLPVPHTSTSAPPSPAPAPARSSLVQSTSFLESVPVTLTMEPKDWINTGLEDEAGAVTFPNSSLERQGGLRPRPLRGFDVELRRKAGEGFGFVIASQDVKNGKAASLLPHRFVTVRRGSPAAKSGQIRAGDRLEAVEGRSVVTLPHRELAQILRRAGNTLRLTIIPRPSTYSSSLSEPEYDAAYRSRKGQRLRPKRDSRYYSVDLERGPSGFGFSLRGGSEYNMGLYVLGLMGGGPASRSHKMEVSDQLVEINGNSTAGMTHSQAVEQIRRGGHHIHLVLKRGNGYVPDYVELSSLSLCMTNSKLGEPCFYVVGRTENTRLVMVPAVSAESPPPPARLTPRSRVWLQ